The Falco peregrinus isolate bFalPer1 chromosome 9, bFalPer1.pri, whole genome shotgun sequence genome includes a window with the following:
- the CEBPB gene encoding CCAAT/enhancer-binding protein beta has product MQRLVAWDAACLPIQPPAFKSMEVANFYYEADCLAALNKLHPRAAGGRSMTELTVGDHERAIDFSPYLDPLASQQPAQPPPPAAAAGGNFEPPCSSGGGQDFLSDLFAEDYKGSGGSKKPDYTYISLARHSHPCASQSHKPGGLPGCFPPQIVETKVEPVFETLDSCKGPRKEEGGAGPGPGGMSSPYGSTVRSYLGYQSVPSGSSGNLSTSSSSSPPGTPNPSESSKSAAGGGGYSAPPAGKNKPKKCVDKHSDEYKLRRERNNIAVRKSRDKAKMRNLETQHKVLELTAENERLQKKVEQLSRELSTLRNLFKQLPEPLLASSPRC; this is encoded by the coding sequence ATGCAACGCCTGGTGGCCTGGGACGCAGCATGCCTCCCCATCCAGCCGCCCGCCTTTAAATCCATGGAAGTGGCTAATTTCTATTACGAGGCGGACTGTCTGGCTGCGCTCAACAAGCTGCACccgcgggcggccgggggccgctCCATGACCGAGCTCACCGTAGGGGACCACGAGAGAGCCATCGACTTCAGCCCCTACCTGGACCCCTTAGCATCCCAGCAGCCGGCGCAGCCGCCGcctcccgcagcagcagcagggggcAACTTtgagcctccctgcagcagcggcggcggccaAGATTTCCTTTCCGATCTCTTCGCCGAGGACTATAAAGGCAGCGGCGGGAGCAAGAAGCCCGACTACACCTACATCAGCCTCGCCCGGCACAGCCACCCCTGCGCCAGCCAGAGCCACAAgccgggggggctgccgggctgCTTCCCGCCCCAGATCGTGGAAACCAAAGTGGAGCCGGTCTTCGAGACCCTGGACTCTTGCAAAGGGCCCCGTAAGGAAGAAGGGGGAGCCGGGCCGGGACCGGGGGGCATGTCCTCACCCTACGGCAGCACCGTGCGCTCCTACCTGGGTTACCAGTCGGTGCCGAGCGGCAGCAGCGGGAACCTGTCCACCTCgtcctcctccagcccccccggcacccccaaCCCCTCCGAGTCCTCCAAGTccgccgccggcggcgggggctaCTCCGCGCCCCCGGCGGGCAAGAACAAGCCCAAGAAGTGCGTGGACAAGCACAGCGACGAGTACAAGCTCCGCCGGGAGAGGAACAACATCGCGGTGCGCAAGAGCCGCGACAAAGCGAAAATGCGCAACCTGGAGACGCAGCACAAAGTCTTGGAACTGACGGCCGAGAACGAGCGGCTGCAGAAGAAGGTGGAGCAGCTCTCCCGGGAGCTGAGCACCCTCAGGAACTTGTTCAAACAGCTGCCCGAGCCCCTGCTCGCCTCCTCGCCCCGCTGCTGA